One Hevea brasiliensis isolate MT/VB/25A 57/8 chromosome 6, ASM3005281v1, whole genome shotgun sequence genomic window, CCTGGAGTGATGGAAGCTATTTGTTTTAACAATTATAGAAGATGCTTTAATTGGTGTGATTGGAATTTCTGCTATGTATTGGGATTTACAATTTCTATCATACAGTTTGAGGGGACCATTGTAGGCTCTTTTGGTGTTTAGACTGCAAATGTCCAATACATCCCATATATGCAAACAAAATCTTTTTTATTTTGGGTTCAATAATACTTCTGGTAAGAAATAATGCAGGAATCAGAGAGTATGGTTGATAAatgatttaatattttattattatttattgagTGTATTGTTGTTTAGCATGTTTTAAACAAGAAACTTGAATGAGATTATCTTAATAGAAGTATAATTAATCATGGTTTTCCTGTTGTGCATGTGTTATGAGTCCCATTAATAATCATTGGCAAGTGTGATTTTTCATGTCAGTGGAAGGTCAAAACCGCATTTATACATAGAaaactttttttatttttgttaaatttttggattgagtCAATAATGAGAAACTGTGGGGAGGGGGGGTGGGGGGGGCGCAATCTTGCAAAGTTAGTTCACGCAACTGCAGTAATGATATAAAACTagaataagattgcaagttgatataATTTAAGCTAATACTAACAATGTCTATGTCATACTTCCATATATGCTTAATTGACAAGCAATTCCTCAATCTAGTTATACCAAATCTTCAAAAGGTTATAATTAATACTTGGATTTGATCTAGACCAATCACCTTTCTACTAGCATAGAAGCAAAGAAACTTATAAATAAGTACAGATTGAGAGAATGCAAGATCCATGGAATCTATAATCTATAAGCATCTTATAATCTTCCTTATGAATTAAGAACATGTTGTAAGGTTTATTGGGAACAAAGGAATTTAAATTTTAAGGCTTTAAAATTGAAGTGCATATTTACCTAATCTATGAATGCTACTTCTCTCTATGAGCTAAACCTCCCTTTTTAGACCAATCATTGGTATAATTAAGGAATAATTAGTAGAAGGGCATATTACCTACAAAGTAGATGAGCATAACATAAAATATTTTCTTCCAcctttttttaatgaaaaaagaGAGATCATGGGTCCATATCTCCCCCTTTCTTCTCATACATATACTCAAGTTATATAATCATCAATAATGGTGCTCAAAGCTATTcaaagaattttaaatttcttgaCTTCTTTTCGGATTAGACTTTTCATAACTTAAGGGCAGTTTAAGGATGGGTCATATATATAGTTTTGGGGCATTGACAACAAGAAAGCCTTACCTAATGTAGAGATTAAGACCCTAATGACAAAATAAAATCCCTTCTGCAATCATCCTGTGGCCTCAAACATCTTAGAGAAACAAATTTCTATTTCTAGAAAAGGAAAAGAATCTTAATGTGGCATGGTTTTAGGTGATGACAGGGAATGGATGTTGACCCATCAACAAAGGGATAATACCAAACAAATCCATCTCAAGAGCTtggattaatatatatatatattccttttaAACTGCACTGGATTAATATATACAAGTGGGTTTTGCTAGGGGAGATCATTATTCTATTGTTTTGGTTGAAATGGTATAGCATGACTCTCAAATAATTTAAAGTAATGCATAGCTCTAAAATAATTTAAAGTAATGGtttttttaaaggaaaaaaaaaaaaccctctgTCTATCTCTCTCTATCTCACCCTTTCTGGCCTTTGAGGTGTCAAAAGTAAACTAAATTCTTGCTTTTAGAGGCATAAAAAGATCAAGAAAACACCCCCtggaacttttctttttttttcctgctTTTACCATCATATGCGAAAGAAAACCTTGTCTCATATTATAATATTCAATGTTGAATTTATTgggtatttaataaaattttatctttTTCCTTCTGCAAGTACTTGAATCCCTGAGGAGCCCCATTAAAAGGACCAATGGGAAAGAACAGGCGGTTAGAGGAGAGAGAAGAGTGGAGTAGGAGTAGGAGTCAGTGATTCCAGCGGGTTCCTTGCAAAGACCCCACcctctatttcttttcttttcttattataatttttttttggatttaactttgattttatttatttatttttggaaaAGCCCCACACAACCCAGAGGGCATGAGACAGGCCCTGCAAGGACAAGATTTTGGTGTGCGTACTGTAGGGGATGAAAGAACTTCAAAAACTGATAAATATTTACTGGAATCAGAGACAGAGGTTAATAAAAAGCAAAACCCAAAAacaaaaaggagaaaaaagagcCTAAAATCAAATCAGGTTGGTTTTCTTCACACAGAAGGAGAGAGGTAAGGAAAGGAAAAGCAAGAGATAGAGACACCCATGAAAGATCAGAAGTTGCCAAGTGAGTAGAGATATATCTGAGAAAAAGACTTCTTCCTCTTGTGCAACTTAGATATACTTTGACAAGAAAGCTttgatcctctctctctctctctctctctctctctctctctctctgagttGGATTTTGCTCCTAGTACAGCTTCCATAGTTCCTTTAGAATTGAAAAGCAAACTGAGGTAAACATATGTGATTTCTTGGTACTAAAATCGAAAACAGTTTATGGCCTACTTCCTCTGTTTCTTTCTGGAGTAATAGTAATATAGACTCTTATATTTGTGGTTTTCCTTGTCTTCATTTTCGCCACCTCTCCCTTTTGTGTTTCAGTTACACTGTTGGAGAGAGAGATGGGAATGGTCTAAAAGAGAGTCTTGCATGGCGAGCCACGGGGTTGGAGAGACTGGTTTATCAGACTCAGGTCCTTCTAATCACCATCTCCCTTATGCAGCTATTCATGGAATCAACACTCCATCTACCAGTTTCTTGTACGCTTCTCAACTTCTTAATTTTGTTCCAGAAGTGCATAATTCAAGATACTAAAAGTATCTTAtatgtttataattttgattgctCTTTTTCTTCTAAAAACAATGTTTTGTTGATGACTTACATGGGATTATTGATGAATTTTGTCTCTCAGTAATCAAGAAGGATCTTCTTTTGATTTTGGAGAGCTGGAAGAAGCAGTTCTGCAAGGAGTTAAGATTAGGAGTGATGAAGCCAAAGCACGTATGCCTTtctttctctctcatttctccTTTTGTGACGTTTGATAAGTATAACCAACTCTTCAAcaagcagagagagagagagagagagagagagagagctaggGGTTTGAATATGTCTATTGAGGGGTACAGTAGAGGGGTTACCATTTCCAACACAGTAATCATTCTGGGGCAAGAGGCTTGAATGGTGTGAGGCTACAAACATAGTAATCTGACCTCCTTAGCATGATTTTCTGACCCTCTCCATATAACTGCAGAGAAAGAGGGGATTAGGTGGCAAATTTTGAAAATGTCTAACAGAGTTCTTTATTTTTGTGGTgatcctctgagattttgcttttGATGATTCTTGCAGCTTTATTCAGACCTGCAGCTACTCTGGAAATGTTCCCCCCATGGCCAATAAGATTCCAGCAAACACCAAGAGTAGTAGTTTCTTGGCTTGCTTTCTCCATGTTTGACTATGTCTTTTGTCTTTTGATACGTGTACTGGATAGATACACAAAGCTTCAAAGTTCAAAACTCAAGAGCTTCTCCACTTTCCactcatttttttttctcatgaAAAATTTCTTTATTTCCTCGATTGGAAAGTCACTTTTCTTATGGTTCTTGGGTGCCCATTTGCCAAACTTAGTTTACCACTGTGATTAATTATTCTTTTTGAAACATTTCTTGGTACTCATTTGAATATTTCTGGTGGGGTTTGCTTCTGTTTTCTTAATTAAACCAGGGAAGTTCAAAGTCAGGAGGTGAGAGTAGCGACTCAGGATCAGCAGTGAACACTCTTTCAAGCAAGGCTGAGGCCCAGCTGGACCCAGAATCTCCTATCAGCAAGAAGGCATCTTCTTCAGATCATCAGTCTTTTGATCAGAAGCATCTACAGCTTCAACAGCACCAGCAACAAATAGAGATGGCAAGTGATACCTCAAGAACAGGAGGACCCTCAGAACTGAATACATCCCCTGCCAAACCACCTCAAGAAAAGGTCCTTTTAACTACAGTTTCTCCTTATAATTAGTGTCCTAACTCTCCACCCCCACCCGCCCTCCCTTTCTCTCTCCAAATCCCAAAACTGAGGAAAAAGTTAGTTTCTTTTTTGTTATTATTACTGTTTTCTTCTCTCTCTTAGAATCTCTCCAAAATACAAGAGCACAGATCCCAACAACCCCAGAAAATCAAAGATGGCAGAGTTTCTCTGATTCCTGAaggattttctgtccaatgtctGACATGAAATCAGAGAGCTAGAGGTGGGGAGGTGTAGTACGTATAAAAGGCCAAAGTGAGAATCTTCACAGTAGTAACCTACTGTTTTTTTACAATAGCAAGGACCCACTTCACACAATCCCTATAACTCGCAGTTGAGCATGTTGTTTATATAGCCTTCAAAAAATCAGTTTTTGGAAATTAGGAAAACCCAACATCACAACAAATGGCAGATAATGATGCGTTTGCTAACCCATTTCGTGTTGATGATTATCATTTCCAAGAACAGAACCCACATCAGCACCAGATACCAGAATTGCTTCCCACAAATTCTGTGAGATCCATTAAATACTTATGTTTTGTTGTTAGTCCTAGTATCTCCAAAAAAATACTGCTTTCTAAGCTCTACATTACTATAAGAAATGAATTTTGTTTCTTTCGTTCTTTCTTTTTCCTCCCCTCGTTAGTCTTTAGTTGTTATTGCTAAGTTAACATTTTTTCAAATATTTTCTTCTCAAGTTTCACAGCCACTAAACTGAGATTCTCTCATTTTGTTGACCGACTTTCCTACTCTTGCAACTGCATTTTCTTATTCTTTCTCTTCtatttttctcatttattttacTGGATTCTGTAATGTTGCAGAGGAAGGGTTCAACATCAGAGAAACAGCTTGATGCAAAGGTACTACTAAAACACATCCCCCCACCCCCCCAACCCCAACCTTCCTCTCCCTTGGTTAAACTTCTCAGTTTCTCTCCTTCATTCTTGATTTTATATGTATATTTTTAATTGTTTGGAGATCAAAGTTTCTTTCTTTTCATTTTGGTTTCAGACATTGAGACGTTTAGCTCAAAACAGAGAAGCTGCAAGGAAGAGCCGGCTTAGAAAGAAGGTATGGGTCATTTTCCACCAACTCGGAGGCCTAATTAAATGTTTATATgtgcatgtaattatatatacatttatAGGTGTTAGAAATTAATGCAACAACCCATCATTAATGTGTCTTTTTATATATTTCAAAACCAGGCTTATGTGCAACAGCTAGAATCCAGTAGAATAAAGCTCACCCAATTAGAGCAAGACCTCCAAAGAGCCCGCCAGCAGGTTTTAAAATTATGTACACATTTTATTGTtaactaattttaataatttccaaAATCTGGTAATTACATTTTTTAAGTAAGGAAAAAAATTTTCTGGTTTGCTTTTGCAGGGGTTGTTCTTAGGTGGCTGTGGTGGTGCTGGTGGCAATATGAGCTCTGGTGAGTCcactgggattttttttttttttttttttttttttttttaatttggatcCAATTAAAACTTAAACGTGAGAATTTACAGTCCTGAACTTTTACCTCAGTGGTAATCCTCTGGCAAATTTCATACTGAAGTAAGGTTGGCAGCTACTGATTGTCTTGGGGATTTAGCTTAATCCAAATATTAATTAtcctaatttaaaaaattttagattaaaataGTCACATAAGACCAAGAAAAAAATATTCTTTGAAAGTTCAGTTGTCCAGAAAATTTTGCAtaagaaattatgaaattttgtttcGCTAAAATATGCTTCTGTTCTGAATTTTCAATTGGCTGATTGGTAGCTGAGTATTGTCCCACATGTAAATACAAGTTTTTCAAATCAACGGGTTTTCTTCCAGTCTAAATTTGAGAATATATTGCAATCTCAATGATCCATTTGGCAGGGTTTTCTCAATTTGATCAAACTCTTCCTGGAATTTTTTAATCCAAACAGTTCTTTAAAGAAGATGAAGAGtgcatatatataatattatccCAAGAAATATTGCTTGGCCTTTTCCAAACATGAAGCTTTTCTCTTTGGTTTTAACCCTTTAAAAGACTGCTTTATGTTTAATACTGTAATCACAGATTGGTCCACCATGTTATTCACCAGGAATTAGTTtcctttccattttttttttccttaaggtATCTTCCATTGAAActgttaattatcattattattattataggagCTGCAATATTTGATATGGAGTATGCAAGATGGTTAGAGGATGACCACAGGCACATGTCAGAGCTTAGAACAGGATTGCAAGCACATTTATCAGATGGTGACCTAAGGGTTATAGTAGATAGATACATTTCACATTATGATGAAATTTTCCGGTTGAAAGGAGTGGCAGCTAAATCTGATGTGTTTCACCTGATTACCGGAATGTGGTCTACTCCTGCTGAGCGTTGCTTCCTCTGGATGGGTGGTTTTAGGCCATCAGAGCTCATCAAGGTTTGGATTTCCTAATGCATTTCTTCACATTAcattatttttaagacttatgtcaggttcaaattttatatattgGAGCCTGATTATTAGATTTggaatgaatttaaatttaaaaattatggagaTGGTATTTTTTTTGTGAAAATTTAATCTTCCTAGTGGGTTTTCATAAGAAAATTggaaattaaagaaacaaaatgGAGAAACTGGGTTGGGCCATCATGGTAACTCTCAGTAAAAAGacataatttctcttaggagatgaAATATTCCCTCTAAAAGGGGACATTATCCATTTAAAAGTGATCATTAGACAATTAAATGTGCCCTAAAGGCGAGTCCTTTTGATGGAttggaaaaaaggaaaaagaaatggtGGCAAATGGCAATGCCCATTTCAGGTATATATACTTTTCTTATATCATAATATGCAATGATTCAAGTTGGCCCAAAAAGTGTAACATACATGCAAATCAAGAATGGCTAAAATACCCCTAATAACAACTAAATTTCCATCTTAGTTCTAAGTTTAACCCATTTCTTTACTCTTTTTTCCACCCCTTGTCATTATGCAGATGTTAACATCTCAGTTAGACCCATTAacacaacagcaactaatgggaATTTACAGCCTCCAGCATTCCTCACAGCAAGCAGAAGAGGCTCTCTCCCAGGGCTTGGAGCAGCTCCAACAGTCTCTAATTGACACCATTGCTACTGGTCCAGTAATCGATGGCATGCAGCAAATGGCAGTAGCTTTGGGGAAGCTTGCCAATCTTGAAGGTTTCGTTCGCCAGGTAATTAATACATCATTGCATCTCATCCAAGTTTGATTTTACTTAATCAGTTGTTGAGAATTGTTTTAACAGCCAAGTTTGATTAGTGCTCCCTGAAAATGATATATtgaaaactaaaatttcatgattaATTATGACTTATCTAATTAAACTCGttgattaatttcttaattaagtCCTAAATATCATGCTTTAAGCTAGAGCTATATATTGGTGCAGGTGTCTGCTTTATGATCTTGTCAACATTATCTGTAGTCTTGCATTTGATAATCAAATTCTATATTTCAAGAAGTCACCATCTCATTTTTCTGGTCAACTTGCAgacatctatatatatatagagagagagagagattgatcATCTCCTCTACATGTTTGCCACGTGTACGGTGGATGATCCCCTTAGATAAACATTTATTCTGATCACTaatgatcatatatatatatatatatatatatatatatatatatatatggttaaTTAATTTGCTGCTGCTAAGTCTATTTTACAATGTTGgttgctagggttttgatgtagtTTTTCCATCTAAAAGGTTGCTATCAAAAGGTGGTTAGAAAATGATGTTTGTTGAAataaaaaccctagctacaccttTCAACTacatttttaaattcaaattaagaaaCTCCCAATTCATTATTTAATCTATTgtcaaataaattaagaataaattaagtatttaattttttgttcttCATGTAAGATTAATGGAATTGTCCATTTCTGTACATATATAAGACAAattcattatttaaaaaaaaaaaaaactgatatCATGAGTTAATTTTCATTCgtaaaattcataatttataaattatatctaTTTATTTTGAATGTAGGCTGATAATTTGAGACAACAAACCCTTCACCAATTGCGCCGGATATTGACTGTAAGGCAGGCTGCTCGGTGTTTTCTAGTGATCGGAGAGTATTATGGCCGGTTACGAGCATTAAGCTCCCTCTGGGCATCTCTTCCTCGAGAGTAAGATTTTTGAAGCAAAAAAATCAAtaacttttttaaattttttaataaatttattagaaacataaaattatttaaaagctCGCAATATCAGTGTGAGGTAAAGTGAGCATCTGTTACTTATTCCATGATAATGATCCATCGGTTGCGAGAgtgcataaattttattttgttttgttaGGTCTTTGATGGGGGAGGAGAATACATGCCAAGCAACGACTGATCTACAAATGGTTCAACCACCACAAAATCATTTCTCAAacatttgaagaagaagaagaagaagaagaagaagatgacagcTGCCTGATATATTTAGTGCTTAAAAATTCATGTGTTCTTCTGATAAATCAATGGTGTGCTGTTGTTATAGGTTTATTAATTTGAGCTACTTTTAGAGGAGAGAtaggatttattattattattattttttattatctttaaCATGATTACTTATGTTATCCTTGTAAATGTAAATCAACCTTATATGTGCATGAGGAGGAAGCTTCCATTAAAGCAAGAAAGACAACTGAAAAAGAATGAGCCATATAATTGACTCTTTAGTGATGCAAAAGCCAAGATTAATAAaactaaatatttatattaatattcatatataataatataaagctCACTCCATTTCTCCTCTTgaagagtatatatatatatatatatatatatatatatatatatatatatatatatatatatatatatatatatatatataaaagaggaGATAGAAGAGAGAGAAAAGTTGGTTGCAGCTCATGGATGATTTAAACAATacagagaaggaagaagaagaagccaAAGCCAATATATAATGGGAGGATCAACTTGCAGATCCATCGATTATTCTATGCTGGATATATAAAGACGTGGggagatttaaatttaattataatttctttatttttaattaaaaatgaagaaaaaaaatccatttttaattaaaaataaataaatcctaaatatatattattgtttAGACAATATTATTTGATTAATTTTGTCTGCATGGTTGAAAACAAAAAATTAGAAGACGTAGTAGAAGGGTGAGTTGGTGGTGTTGAAGCGGCAGAAGAGAGCACGCGTACTGCACGTGTCTTCATTAAAGACAATTCGTGTTACATGTGTTAGAGAACATGCATGTCGTTGGGTTTGTTCTTGTGTGTACGTGTACATGTACAGCTTACCGTTGACGaggataataaataaaaatatatatttttttcaaatattattaaaaataattttaaaaaatatttgttactaacataaataaaatttaactataaattaatttttaatattttttaattaatatattttagtaaTATATTAAACTTAAAAAATATATACACACCAGACAGTAGTGATAACGGACACAACTAGAATGAATTCTAACGAAATTCTTGTTCCATATAATCCACATTTACATACACTCCACCACAACCAATATGAGATCTTAAAAGATCCGCCCATTGATAAATGAATCTACCTCGGTTTTTTATCACAGATTCGTACACACCAATTTTTCTTTCACGTTTTACCtttgtttttaattaaaaataaaacacaTACACATATTAATTAGTGACGAAAATAGATTACTcttaaaatcataaattttaatgGAGAAGGACACGaattatatatatgaattaattaagttttattttgcataaagataatATGTTTGATTAGAAGAATTTAAAGGACATGGAGCAGTAGCCATCGTGGTCCTGCAGCTAAATTAATTACTTAAAACTTCAGTGTTGGATTCGTTAATGAATTGGTTAATCTTTTATGTATGATCATAGCTTTTGGATTAATTACACAAAAACTTTATAAAAGGatggaaaattgaaaaaaaaagaaagtcatTATCTGGGTGGCTTTAATTTAAAAACCAATTAGATTATATATAAAGGTAGGCTACAACATGACCTTATTATCTACCTTTAATGCATACGTCTCATTTCTGGATTAGGTTTTCAATTATATAATAACTGATGCTACTTTCTTCATTACTTTTTATCATCACACCTCATTTTATATCATATGCCCTAACCAAGTCATAGTCACtcctctaattaatttatataatctcACTAGATTTCAAATGAATTaatatatttcattttattaactaggtaattaaatatttatcttataatataaaaattgagaatttcaactctctataaattaatgaaagtttcgactctttatttatatatagtgAGAATgcataaatgcaacaaatgagaTTTTGGTGATGAAGGGAATccaacaatattaatttaattggtataaataagagttttttttttttatttattaactaAGATTTGGCTTTGTTAAAAatactttaaaattatttatttttgaaggTATTAAATTGATATGGAAAATTGAGCTGAGAATATAATTTTAATGTGAAAAAactgatttgaaaatatatttgatCATAACTACCAACCAAAAAAGCAATGGTGAAGAGAGAGAGTTCCAAATAATAGGGCAGAAAAAGTTATTGAAAGTTGACAATTAGATTTAGTAATGCTTTCACATTATTTATCGTTAGGCAGCTGAACCCAACCAAGCTGGTTCATATAAATGCAACAAGCGGCTTCTCTTGTTAGTCATTTATCCTTCGACACCTCTTCTCTTGTTAGTCATTTATCCTTCGACACCTCTTCTCTTGTTAGTCATTTATCCTTCGACACCTCTTCTGAGATACGCAAGTATCTATTTTGGGCACAAATTGACTGGTCCTGCAGAAACCCCATGGTGAGGTCTGGTATAAATTTGCAATGCTAAACAATGCTTGCTTTATTATTACTAGGGTTCAGTATCAGCAATTTTAAAATCAAGTATGCAATTCAATATGAAATGAAAATGATCAAGACATGCTTACCGGCATATATTCCTGCAGGATAATGTTTTTCAATATTATATTTTCAAATCAATTGTTTCAGAAACATGCAGTATGATTCTTGAGCAAGCAAATTTAATGAGAGCAAAGATATATGTATTTAAACATCCTACACCTCTCGTGAGTGAAAATGAAAACATACATATTGGAAGCACTGTTCTTCAGTTTGTACAAATAATCAAGTGCCAATTACCTACTTATAATATACAGAAAAATCAACAAACGTTACATTCTCATTCTTTGGTGGGTAGCTAGACTAGCTCTGATCTCAATGATCCTTGAATCCTTGCTTAACCAAAAACGAAGAAAGCAAATTTCTCCACATTATCATATCACCTCTCTAAGGTCATCCATTGGTATTGCAAGACCTATAGAATCATGGTCTTGCAAGCCATCATCATCAAAATTCAACCATGAACAGAGATCTTGTGGCCCACCAAGGTCATTGGATACATCTAGTCCAATTGTATCTAATTCGTTTAGCTGCAAGTTTGCAAAATCGACGGGTCCACCTGCTTCTTTAGAAGCATCCTGAGGGATGTTACCACGAGACAGTGACCCGACTTCTGTGTCCATTTTATTGCTAGCATTAACCACTGAATGGCCAGATCCACGAGGTCCATTTCCAGATGTTGACAAATGATTAATCTTTTGCTTGGGCTTTGATTTTGTTTTGCGTTCACTTTTGAAGCCATCCAATGATGCACGACTAGTTCCAGAAACAGAATTACCTCTTATATTATCCTTGTTTTGATCCCTCTCTCTGTCACTTCTCTTACCCTTTACTCCACCAAGCCCAGCACTATCAAGAGTTGACGTAACCCTTGAGGAAGCACTGCCGATAACATCATCAATAAGCACTTCCCTCTTTCTACCTCTATAAATGTAATCACCATGTGAATCATCTCTCTCCAAAGCACTAGAAACAGCACCTGTGGCAACAAAAGAGAAAACAACCAATCATATTCTGTTGTTAGCACATAGATGCCGCATCTCTTTTCTTTGAGGAAAAATAAAACTAGCATAAAATTTACACAATacagtaaaattttattttattatactaAAAATATCTATTTGATTAGAAGAATAATGCTCCTTGAGCTCAGACCATCTACAATGAGCCCGTATCATAGATCAAAATGATAAACTAGTAAATTAGTACCTGAGCCTCGGGCTTCAGCATGATGGTTAGAAACTTCATTACATGTGTTACTTGCAGTTCCTGAACCAACACAATCAACAGATTTTGCATCATTGTTGCTTGGTGGTGTAGCGAAAATGACCTCCTGTAATGCAGGCTCACTAAAGCAACCGCTGCCTGTGTCTTCAAATTTTCTACATCTAGCAAGAGTGCGCTTGATAAAAGCCAGTGCAACTTGTCTTGAAACTTTGCGGACCGCACTTTTTGAGGAATTATTCCCACGGCAAGCCTATATAATTTCATAtgatagaaaaataaaatggtaTATAATTAATGATAGAAGACCTAGCTACCCACACCTTTTAAAACAGTAATGTAATAGCAAGGAAACAATACAATCATTTGTATTATGATCCTTTCTAAATTCTCTAACTATGTCAGACTCTTCTCTCTTTCCATTGAGGTATGAAATTTACATTGATCAATCACTCACATAAACAAAAACATGTACGCATGCACACTACCCAAGTTTTACACCTTTTTGAACCACCAATGCCTGTAGTAATGAaataattcaataatttgattTCTGGTCCTTTCTACATTTTCTAACTATTTCAgactctcttctctctttctattGAGGCGTGTGCTTTACATTGGACGCTATCTCTGAAACACACATGCACGTTCATATATTTT contains:
- the LOC110637597 gene encoding transcription factor TGA9 isoform X1: MASHGVGETGLSDSGPSNHHLPYAAIHGINTPSTSFFNQEGSSFDFGELEEAVLQGVKIRSDEAKAPLFRPAATLEMFPPWPIRFQQTPRVGSSKSGGESSDSGSAVNTLSSKAEAQLDPESPISKKASSSDHQSFDQKHLQLQQHQQQIEMASDTSRTGGPSELNTSPAKPPQEKRKGSTSEKQLDAKTLRRLAQNREAARKSRLRKKAYVQQLESSRIKLTQLEQDLQRARQQGLFLGGCGGAGGNMSSGAAIFDMEYARWLEDDHRHMSELRTGLQAHLSDGDLRVIVDRYISHYDEIFRLKGVAAKSDVFHLITGMWSTPAERCFLWMGGFRPSELIKMLTSQLDPLTQQQLMGIYSLQHSSQQAEEALSQGLEQLQQSLIDTIATGPVIDGMQQMAVALGKLANLEGFVRQADNLRQQTLHQLRRILTVRQAARCFLVIGEYYGRLRALSSLWASLPRESLMGEENTCQATTDLQMVQPPQNHFSNI
- the LOC110637597 gene encoding transcription factor TGA9 isoform X2, with the translated sequence MASHGVGETGLSDSGPSNHHLPYAAIHGINTPSTSFFNQEGSSFDFGELEEAVLQGVKIRSDEAKAPLFRPAATLEMFPPWPIRFQQTPRGSSKSGGESSDSGSAVNTLSSKAEAQLDPESPISKKASSSDHQSFDQKHLQLQQHQQQIEMASDTSRTGGPSELNTSPAKPPQEKRKGSTSEKQLDAKTLRRLAQNREAARKSRLRKKAYVQQLESSRIKLTQLEQDLQRARQQGLFLGGCGGAGGNMSSGAAIFDMEYARWLEDDHRHMSELRTGLQAHLSDGDLRVIVDRYISHYDEIFRLKGVAAKSDVFHLITGMWSTPAERCFLWMGGFRPSELIKMLTSQLDPLTQQQLMGIYSLQHSSQQAEEALSQGLEQLQQSLIDTIATGPVIDGMQQMAVALGKLANLEGFVRQADNLRQQTLHQLRRILTVRQAARCFLVIGEYYGRLRALSSLWASLPRESLMGEENTCQATTDLQMVQPPQNHFSNI